In the Chroococcidiopsis sp. SAG 2025 genome, one interval contains:
- a CDS encoding F0F1 ATP synthase subunit gamma, producing the protein MANLKLIRDRIQSVKNTKKITEAMRLVAAARVRRAQEQVLSTRPFADRLAQVLYNLQTRLQFEDVNLPLFKKRDIRSIGLLVITGDRGLCGAYNTNVIKRAENRAKELQAEGLEYKYILVGRKAIQYFQRRNQPIDATYTGLEQIPTAAEASNIADELLSLFLSESVDRVELIYTKFVSLVSSRPVVQTLLPLDAQGFEAADDEVFRLTTRGGEFEVERQKVSATARSFPKDMLFEQDPVQILDALLPLYLNNQLLRALQESAASELAARMTAMNNASDNASELINTLTLSYNKARQAAITQEILEVVGGAEALK; encoded by the coding sequence ATGGCTAATCTCAAATTAATCCGCGATCGCATTCAGTCGGTCAAAAATACGAAAAAAATTACAGAAGCGATGCGTTTGGTGGCAGCGGCTAGGGTGCGTCGCGCTCAAGAACAGGTACTTTCTACTCGTCCGTTTGCCGATCGCTTAGCACAAGTACTGTATAACCTACAAACTCGCTTGCAGTTTGAAGATGTCAACCTACCGCTATTCAAAAAACGAGACATTCGCTCCATTGGTTTGCTGGTAATTACAGGCGATCGCGGTTTGTGCGGTGCTTATAATACCAACGTGATTAAACGGGCAGAAAACCGCGCTAAAGAACTTCAAGCTGAAGGCTTGGAATACAAATATATCCTTGTCGGACGCAAAGCCATCCAGTATTTTCAACGCCGCAACCAACCCATTGATGCAACGTATACGGGTTTAGAGCAAATTCCTACAGCAGCAGAAGCTTCTAATATTGCTGACGAGTTGCTCTCCCTGTTTTTGTCGGAAAGCGTAGACAGAGTTGAGTTAATTTATACCAAATTCGTCTCGTTGGTTAGTTCTCGCCCAGTGGTACAAACTCTGTTACCATTAGACGCTCAAGGTTTTGAAGCCGCAGACGATGAAGTTTTCCGGCTGACTACCCGTGGTGGTGAATTTGAAGTGGAAAGACAGAAAGTTTCTGCCACTGCACGGAGTTTTCCCAAGGATATGCTATTCGAGCAAGATCCCGTACAAATTCTCGATGCTCTGTTGCCTTTGTACCTGAATAACCAACTATTGCGAGCATTGCAAGAATCTGCTGCCAGCGAATTAGCGGCGCGGATGACAGCTATGAACAACGCCAGCGATAACGCCAGCGAATTGATCAATACCCTCACGCTGTCTTACAACAAAGCACGGCAAGCCGCTATTACCCAGGAGATTCTCGAAGTTGTCGGCGGTGCGGAAGCTTTGAAATAA
- the atpB gene encoding F0F1 ATP synthase subunit A: protein MQMLSVTNTFNLFPLASLEVGQHFLWQLGNLKIHGQVFLTSWFVIGILVVASIAATRNIQKVPSGIQNLMEYALEFIRDLTKNQIGEKEYRPWVPFIGTLFLFIFVSNWSGALIPWRLIKLPSGELAAPTNDINTTVALALLTSLAYFYAGFSKRGLGYFKKYIEPTPILLPIAILEDFTKPLSLSFRLFGNILADELVVAVLVLLVPLFVPLPVMALGLFTSAIQALVFATLAAAYIHEAMEGHGGEEHEAH from the coding sequence ATGCAAATGCTTAGCGTCACAAACACCTTTAATTTATTCCCTCTTGCCTCGTTGGAAGTAGGTCAACATTTTTTATGGCAATTGGGCAATCTCAAAATTCATGGGCAAGTTTTTCTCACCTCGTGGTTTGTGATTGGCATTCTAGTAGTTGCTTCTATAGCAGCTACTCGGAACATCCAGAAAGTCCCTAGTGGTATCCAAAATTTAATGGAATACGCGCTAGAATTCATTCGGGATTTGACCAAGAATCAGATTGGTGAGAAAGAGTATCGTCCTTGGGTTCCATTTATTGGCACGCTGTTTCTGTTCATTTTCGTATCGAATTGGTCTGGTGCTTTAATTCCCTGGCGGTTAATTAAGTTGCCATCAGGTGAATTAGCCGCTCCAACTAACGATATTAATACAACAGTAGCGCTGGCGTTGTTAACTTCTTTAGCGTACTTTTACGCGGGTTTTAGCAAACGCGGTTTAGGGTACTTTAAAAAGTATATTGAGCCAACGCCAATTCTGTTACCGATCGCAATTTTGGAAGATTTCACCAAACCTCTTTCTCTAAGCTTCCGACTATTTGGTAACATTTTAGCGGATGAATTAGTAGTAGCGGTTTTAGTTCTACTCGTACCTCTGTTTGTACCTCTGCCAGTGATGGCATTAGGTTTGTTTACTAGTGCGATCCAAGCCCTGGTTTTTGCTACCCTCGCAGCAGCATACATTCATGAGGCGATGGAGGGTCATGGTGGTGAAGAACATGAGGCTCATTAG
- the atpE gene encoding ATP synthase F0 subunit C has translation MDPLVSAASVLAAALAIGLAAIGPGIGQGNAAGQAVEGIARQPEAEGKIRGTLLLTLAFMESLTIYGLVIALVLLFANPFS, from the coding sequence ATGGATCCATTAGTTTCTGCTGCTTCAGTTCTAGCTGCCGCATTAGCAATCGGTTTAGCTGCAATCGGTCCTGGTATCGGTCAAGGAAATGCTGCGGGTCAAGCAGTAGAAGGTATTGCTCGTCAACCCGAAGCAGAAGGAAAAATTCGCGGTACTCTGCTGTTGACTCTAGCATTCATGGAATCGCTAACCATTTACGGTCTGGTAATTGCCCTAGTATTACTGTTTGCTAACCCCTTTTCCTAA
- the atpH gene encoding ATP synthase F1 subunit delta produces the protein MSSNAMNEQVVQPYAQALMSVARSNNLTEQFGEDARTLTNLLRESEQFRNFLANPFVSISDKKAVLGRVVGDNVNPYMRNFLMLLVDRRRIILLEGICQQYLALLRQLNQTVLAEVTSAVELTEEQKQAVRDKVIAMTNARQVELETRIDQSLIGGAIVKVGSQVIDASIRGQLRRLSLRLTSGT, from the coding sequence ATGAGCAGCAATGCCATGAACGAACAGGTAGTGCAGCCTTACGCCCAGGCATTGATGTCTGTGGCGCGTAGTAATAACCTGACGGAACAATTCGGCGAAGATGCCCGTACTTTAACGAATTTGTTGCGGGAATCAGAGCAATTTCGTAACTTTCTCGCTAACCCCTTCGTCAGCATCAGCGACAAGAAAGCAGTATTGGGGCGAGTTGTCGGCGATAATGTCAACCCCTACATGCGTAACTTCTTAATGCTGTTGGTAGACCGCCGCCGCATTATTTTGTTAGAAGGGATTTGCCAACAGTATCTCGCCCTGCTGCGGCAACTGAATCAAACTGTTTTAGCCGAAGTCACTTCCGCTGTCGAACTGACTGAAGAACAAAAGCAAGCTGTGCGGGATAAAGTCATTGCCATGACCAACGCCCGTCAGGTAGAACTAGAAACAAGAATCGACCAAAGCTTAATCGGTGGTGCGATCGTCAAAGTTGGTTCTCAAGTGATCGACGCTAGTATCAGAGGACAACTGCGCCGCCTTTCTTTACGACTTACTAGCGGCACTTAA
- the atpA gene encoding F0F1 ATP synthase subunit alpha — MISIRPDEISSIIQQQIEQYDQEVKVANVGTVLQVGDGIARIYGLEKAMAGELLEFEDGTVGIALNLEEDNVGAVLMGEGRDIQEGSSVTATGKIAQVPVGEATIGRVVDALGRPIDGKGDINTSEFRLIESGAPGIVARRSVYEPMQTGITAIDAMIPVGRGQRELIIGDRQTGKTAIAIDTIINQKTEDVICVYVAIGQKASTVANVVQTLQEKGAMDYTIVVAANASDSATLQYLAPYTGAALAEYFMYKGKATLIIYDDLSKQAAAYRQMSLLLRRPPGREAYPGDVFYLHSRLLERAAKLSTELGEGSMTALPIIETQAGDVSAYIPTNVISITDGQIFLTSDLFNAGIRPAINPGISVSRVGSAAQTKAMKKVAGKLKLELAQFDELQAFSQFASDLDKATQDQLARGQRLRELLKQPQNSPLGVFEQVAILYAGINGYMDDIAVDKVTTFTKGLREYLKTSKPKYGEIIRSERQLTDEAEKLLKEAITEYKQTFLATA; from the coding sequence ATGATCAGTATCAGACCTGACGAAATCAGCAGTATTATTCAGCAGCAAATCGAGCAATACGACCAAGAAGTTAAAGTTGCTAACGTTGGTACGGTATTGCAAGTAGGAGATGGTATCGCCCGGATCTATGGCTTAGAAAAAGCTATGGCTGGCGAACTCTTAGAATTTGAAGATGGAACCGTTGGTATCGCCCTGAACCTAGAAGAAGACAACGTAGGTGCAGTATTGATGGGTGAAGGTCGCGACATCCAAGAAGGCAGTTCCGTTACCGCTACAGGTAAAATTGCCCAGGTTCCAGTTGGAGAAGCCACAATCGGACGTGTTGTGGATGCTCTCGGTCGTCCGATTGATGGTAAGGGAGACATAAACACCTCAGAATTCCGTTTGATCGAGTCTGGCGCACCTGGTATCGTAGCGCGGCGTTCGGTATACGAACCAATGCAAACAGGAATTACCGCGATCGATGCAATGATTCCCGTAGGTAGAGGACAGCGGGAATTAATTATCGGTGACAGACAAACAGGTAAAACCGCGATCGCCATTGACACGATCATCAACCAGAAAACCGAAGATGTAATCTGTGTATACGTCGCGATCGGACAAAAAGCTTCCACCGTTGCTAACGTAGTCCAGACCTTACAAGAGAAGGGCGCAATGGACTACACCATTGTCGTTGCAGCTAACGCCAGCGACTCCGCTACCCTCCAGTACCTCGCGCCATACACGGGGGCAGCATTGGCAGAGTACTTCATGTACAAAGGCAAGGCAACTCTAATCATTTACGATGACTTGTCCAAGCAAGCTGCTGCTTATCGCCAAATGTCATTGTTGCTACGTCGTCCACCAGGACGGGAAGCATACCCTGGAGACGTATTCTACCTCCACTCTCGCTTGTTGGAACGTGCGGCAAAACTTAGCACCGAACTAGGTGAAGGCAGCATGACAGCCCTACCAATTATCGAAACCCAAGCAGGGGACGTATCGGCTTATATTCCTACCAACGTAATTTCCATTACCGACGGTCAAATCTTCTTAACTTCCGACTTGTTCAACGCTGGTATTCGTCCAGCAATTAACCCTGGTATTTCCGTATCGCGGGTAGGTTCGGCAGCTCAAACCAAGGCAATGAAAAAAGTTGCTGGTAAGCTGAAACTGGAGTTGGCACAGTTTGATGAATTGCAAGCTTTCTCGCAATTTGCCTCCGACTTAGATAAAGCCACCCAAGATCAGTTGGCACGAGGTCAGCGTTTGCGGGAACTACTCAAGCAGCCGCAAAATTCCCCGTTAGGAGTATTCGAGCAAGTTGCCATCCTTTACGCTGGGATTAACGGCTATATGGACGACATCGCCGTAGATAAAGTTACCACTTTCACCAAAGGACTGCGGGAATACCTGAAAACCAGTAAACCCAAGTATGGTGAAATCATCCGCAGCGAACGACAACTTACCGATGAAGCCGAAAAGTTGTTGAAAGAAGCAATTACCGAATACAAACAAACCTTCTTAGCAACAGCGTAG
- a CDS encoding F0F1 ATP synthase subunit B', with protein MFDFDATLPLMALQFLLLASVLNVIFYKPLTKALDDRDNYVRTNNVEAKERLAKAERLAKEYEQQIADARRQSQKVVADAQADAQRIAAEKIAEAQKEAQAQREQAAQEIEQQRQAAMASLQQQVDALSRQIVEKLLGTVTS; from the coding sequence ATGTTTGATTTTGATGCTACTTTGCCCTTAATGGCGTTGCAGTTCCTACTGTTGGCATCTGTATTGAATGTCATTTTCTACAAGCCACTAACAAAGGCACTGGACGACCGCGATAATTACGTCCGCACGAATAATGTTGAAGCAAAAGAACGTTTGGCAAAAGCAGAGCGATTAGCAAAAGAATACGAGCAGCAAATAGCAGATGCTCGTCGTCAATCGCAAAAAGTTGTTGCCGACGCTCAAGCAGATGCACAAAGAATAGCGGCGGAAAAAATAGCAGAGGCACAAAAAGAAGCCCAAGCACAACGAGAACAAGCAGCTCAAGAAATTGAGCAACAACGACAAGCAGCTATGGCTTCGTTGCAGCAACAGGTAGATGCCCTCAGTCGCCAAATCGTAGAAAAGCTGTTAGGAACAGTAACCAGTTGA
- a CDS encoding ATP synthase subunit I, producing MNLSDESTTPTPAIEESQPGSTTTQEKTSSMQEFYQLFQGLLSITLGLTGVIFISVWIFYSLNTALNYLLGAVTGMVYLKMLARDVERLGQEKRQLSKSRFALFIGLIVVATQLRQLQILPIFLGFLTYKATLIVYTIQSAFIPNSK from the coding sequence GTGAACTTGTCAGACGAATCAACAACACCAACACCTGCAATTGAGGAATCTCAACCTGGTTCTACTACCACACAAGAAAAGACTTCCTCAATGCAAGAGTTTTATCAACTCTTCCAAGGATTATTGTCAATCACCCTTGGATTGACGGGGGTTATTTTTATCTCTGTGTGGATTTTCTATTCCCTCAACACTGCCCTGAACTATTTGCTCGGAGCAGTCACAGGTATGGTTTACTTAAAAATGTTGGCTAGAGACGTTGAGCGGCTAGGTCAAGAAAAAAGACAACTGAGTAAATCTCGGTTTGCCCTATTTATTGGGTTGATTGTAGTCGCAACTCAATTGCGTCAACTACAAATTCTTCCTATATTCTTGGGGTTTCTGACTTATAAAGCCACGCTCATCGTCTATACGATTCAATCTGCTTTCATTCCTAACTCTAAATAA
- a CDS encoding F0F1 ATP synthase subunit B translates to MGMMGSFIWLVTQGSPLLAEAAEAEAGGFGLNFDILETNLINLAILVGVLVYFGSKVVGKTLSDRRERIETEIVAAENRAKEAAAALQKQQQRLTEAQAEAERIRQSATTNAQQAKEQILAQVGIDIQRLKETATQDLNTARDRAIAQLRASVVAMALQKVESQLESGLDENIQQQTIDRSIALLGGSK, encoded by the coding sequence ATGGGTATGATGGGAAGTTTTATCTGGTTGGTGACACAAGGTAGCCCACTACTTGCTGAAGCGGCAGAAGCAGAAGCAGGCGGGTTTGGTCTTAATTTTGATATTTTAGAAACAAACCTAATTAACCTGGCTATTCTTGTTGGCGTACTAGTATATTTTGGCAGCAAGGTAGTAGGAAAAACCTTGAGCGATCGCCGCGAACGCATAGAAACAGAAATTGTAGCGGCAGAAAACCGCGCCAAAGAAGCAGCAGCAGCACTGCAAAAACAGCAGCAAAGATTGACAGAAGCTCAAGCGGAAGCCGAAAGAATTCGCCAAAGCGCGACAACGAATGCTCAGCAAGCCAAAGAGCAAATCTTGGCTCAGGTGGGAATAGATATTCAACGCCTAAAAGAGACAGCAACTCAAGATTTAAACACGGCAAGAGATCGAGCGATCGCTCAACTGCGAGCTTCTGTAGTTGCAATGGCTTTACAAAAGGTAGAATCCCAATTGGAATCGGGATTAGACGAAAATATCCAACAACAAACAATCGATCGCAGCATAGCACTACTAGGAGGCAGTAAATGA